DNA sequence from the Cucumis melo cultivar AY chromosome 6, USDA_Cmelo_AY_1.0, whole genome shotgun sequence genome:
AGATACTTAGATATTTGTTCGATCGTTGACATCCAagtaatttttttcctttttactaATGCTCAATTTTAAGATTGTTTATGAGTACACACAATTTATATTGATTGGcaataatatttttctttatatttataaatattttggttcattttattatatttgaaaacttattattataattatatattagatttcttttaactttttaaatatatatatatatatatacactctgtttttttttttgagttttgAAAGATCCACTTAAGTACCTGAAACAATCAGTGCGATGATTCCGCCAGCCAGAATTCCAAAACCTTGCATGGCAAAAACAGCAGCTATAAAAGCCCCTCGTGTTTTCTTGTTGGCATATTCAGACATGATTGTAGCTGAAAGTGGGTAATCGCCCCCAATCCCAAACCCAAGCCAGAATCGAAACAAACATAAAGTGGTCATTGTTGCTTTTGCCGAATGTCCAAAACTTAGCCCTGACCCAAATGAACATATCACCATCAGAATCAACGTTATACCATACACTTTCTTCCTCCCCATCTTGTCACCTAACCACCCAAAGAACAACTGCCCCGCCAATGTTCCACATAGCGCCACCCCACTCACTGCTGCCGAGACGTTTGGCGGAAGTGATCCCGGTCGAGTGGACCCCGGCGTGTAGTAGTATATCCGACCGAGCAACTTCGAGACCACCGCAATGCAGAAAAGATCATAGGCATCCGTGAAGAACCCCATTCCGGCTATGATGATGGCTGTGAAATGGTACCATTGGGTCTTTGCAACATCAAGTGCATTTAGAACTCCCAACCCTTGTGTCATTTTGttgatttcaaatattcaatccTGCTTTCGAAAAATACAAAACTTTTTTTGTCAACTAATTTATATAGTCTATTAGTTGTTCAATTACAACAGTTGTTGTTTTTAACTATCATAatctataattaaattaaagtagTATTATTTGAAATTCTTCATTCGTTGTCTTGTTTACTCTCCAATCTAtccaaacaaaaaataatttgcacaaaaaataaatataattctAACTAGACTAAAACAAACTATTATTAAACACATAGATTAAATTCTAATCGCTACAGTAATCAACTCAATATTTTAAATGTTCCTAATTAAACAACAATTTAAAAGATTagtaaataactttttttttttttttcttttgccacTTCTAACGAAAAAATTTAGTAGCAATATGTTAAATTTTGCAagggaaaaatgaaagaaattagTAAATTTTGAAAGTGTAAAGATGGAAAATAAGGTTAAAAAAGGAAAGATTTTTGAAagtaagaaaaaaggaaaaggagagaTAAAGAACAACTATTATATTAAAGTAATACTTACCAAAGTTGGAGGGGAGGAAGAAATTTGGAAGGGAATGAGATGATTTTAGGGATAAGTTGTAGTTTAAATATTGTAGTGAGAATTTGAGTTGGGAGAATAAGTTTAGCATCTTTTTGGTATATCCCCCCAAGTACTTTCAATATTTTAATGTCTCTTCTCAATTAGgaataaaatagaagaaaagaaatagttGTAAAAAATTATTAATCAGATTTTAATTGGTATAATAAATATATTGCTAATTTTGGCTAATCAGTTTCTCTACAGATTGTTTGAGTTCCCACTCTTAATCTTAATTGCTATTCCCATCCAGTTGTCAATTTTGGTTTGTGCACTGCACGCCTTTACCAATTATTCAATTCTAATACCAAATTTACTTCTTTGCACAAAATTATTCTAATAACAATCCTCCATACATTAAACTTTAATCATATATCAATCAAGTCATCGTACACCAAGGACTTATTTGGATCTACATCTCTTTATTTCGGATCAAATTTTGCTTTTTGCTAgtgttaattaaatattacttGTGCACATGACTATTATTATCTGTTAGCACAACAAAAGTATGAAAATGAGAATCGAACATCTAATTGCTTCAAACGAGAGAGAATTTATGTTAATTATCATTAAACTATATGCTTAGTTTAGCCCTTTTGGTTATTGCTATTATCTAACGGTTGGTCTAAGAACAAGGAGTTATTATTTAGGGAGATTGTGACTCCGTTGACCTTATCCGACATGTGGttcaaaataataaagaaagaaaaagaatgaaagtcAGCGGGTTGACATTTTTATGATATACATCATGTATACGGCTGTTCTACTACCTCACATTTCCACTATATCTAACTAAAAAATTTGGAGAATATTGTatgataataaaatatttactttGTCATGTGAACCAGAACTTCATCTTAAAGAATCCCTCTTGCAAGGTAGAAATTAAACTAATTTATAATGTCAAAATATcctttttattttcataaatttatttaaGTTAACATTATATCACTATACCTCTCCctactttaattaatttatatatatatatatagcccAACGTATATCTATTTATGTTCTTCTATTTTATTGTattaaaaatctttttttttttttaagttattggtggagatttaaatatgaacatcaatttttaaaatagtaataaatGTCTTAATCGTATTGGTTTAGTTAAAGATACAAATGGTTTTGCGTTAAATttagactttttttttctaaattatattaTCCTCTCTTCTTAACTAtctatgtttttgtttttaggaagaaaaaacatacggtatgattttaaaataacaataaaataaaatgtgaggacgtaatttaaatattttggcCACTTTTGTGGAtaaaattatatgaaatatgtagTTTAGAGATAAAAACTATAAGGTTATGTTTTGAAAAGAAACTAATAGTATCGGTTGACTTTCTAGaattaatatattttcaatatttaaattagaaaacataaagaaaaatatcagAAAATGTAATTAgtaaattttataaatagatAGATTTAATCCAAATATATACCTGAAAATGGACTTTTATACCTCTAgtgtatataaaatataattattaaatttgttacttttccaattttgaaaatacagTAACATAAAtcttattattataaaatttgttGCTATTCTTACGAACGCCccgtaaaaggaaaaaaaaacaaattgagactattttttaaaacaaagtttaaaaccagaaacaaaaatattttggaaaaagaaattgGGGGCTTGATCAATCAATCATgcattttgaatttgtttttttttttttcaaataatatatttttaagaaaagcttcccaaataaatttgttttctttcattCTAAAGAATTGGATTTGGAGGGGTCTTTAATTTCTAATTTGTTAATGGaaaacatatattttaattttattcaattttgcTTAAACTGATACTCTTCTTattttaagttttgaaaaagataaaaaataaaatagaaaaaatatttacgtttcaagaaaatgaatttttttatttattattttttcataaaagacttttaaagacaaaaagaagaaaaaaaaatagagaggaTGTGACATTTATATAATGTCAATGAGATGGTACATTATATAAAAggaaactaaaattaaaaaatcacaaaagaaaaaggaaatccCCAAATTTAACGTCATGGTTAGTTGAATAGTGGAGAGAGGAGAAGAGTGGGGGTGTCATCGTAAGAATGTCAACTTTTCTATATCGACGGCTAATATGTTACACATCGTGCAATAATATCAAGCGACGTCCGATCATGGCAATATATTTTATTCGATGATTTTTatttagttgtttattttacttttattattattattattttgtaaacaAAACAGCAACATATTTTTGTTGTTATTatgataatatttattttaattttattttgataaataagtttttttttttttttttacttcatcaCGTAGAAAGCAAGTTCTTTGTTTATAcgattttaaaaattttaaatacaataTATAGGCCGAAAAGGGAAAGTCAAAAATTCTGCACCTAAAAAATAATCTAACGTAAACTAATTGAGCTTTTAATGTCAATATTTGTACACGctatttcaaatatttcaatgttaatttttatttctttttaagtCATTGTTGTTATCTCTTTTGTTGACTTTTTTAGATTTCTTTTGGTAATatttaattagaaaaataataagttttttttttttttagaaaaaaacacTTTGCTTTTTATGCCAATTTGTCAACTAAGTAATTGTTCGACAATTTTGCTATACAAATTCAAGAGGCATTGAGAGTAAGATGTTGGTTATTTACCTTCCTAGATTATTGTAATTGGGTTTTACAATAAtagattagtttaatttgagTTATAATAGCATAggtaaactattttagtttagaaaagaaatactaaattttatagcaaataatttaaaattttatgaaaataaaattacaagTACCTTGAATTTTGGAATAGCACCGCAACTAATTGTAAACTACAAAAACAATATTTACAGTAGCAAGAGGATGGTTACTTCCCCCATCCTCCTGCTATTTTACTATTCGAGTTGTATTATGCATGTTAAAAATTCAGcttaaattataagtttagcCATAAACCTTCAAGTTTATCTCCTTTTTCTTGGCTCTTTCGAAATCGATACTGAAAGGGCATGTACAGGTTTGTGGGCACAGTTGAACAAGACTCGAATTCTGATATAGGAGGAGCATCAGAGTttggaaaaggtaaagttgttTAATATACCTACCACCTTTAATTTTATGTATAACAAGTTACTAAACTTTGTGTGTAATGAGTATTTAGACTTTTAATTTTAAGCCTATAAGATTTCttatatattcaatttttttagaaaagaaatcaATGGTGAATTGGTATAGGACAGTTTAAATGTCTATTAGacacttttttaaaattacaaatttatctTAAACTTTTTATTCAGCTTATACGTGCAAAAAAGAGGGTGAATTGTGCCTAAAACAAATTTCATAGTTTTAATATTGTTAGCTATTTTGTATTTTAAAGGATAGATGTTTGAATCTATTTCCACACTCTTCGTCAAGaaatataatagtaataaatCCATATTTGAAGTGGCAATTTTTTATCAATCAAATTTTAGCAGTGGTTAAACTTTCAAATAATGAACATTCTTAGTCATTTTCCATTTCAGTCATTTATTCAAAGCTATTCTTCACAACTCCCCTCATATTCGGGGATAACATGTTGGGTCAAGCCAACCCAAGAACTGTCGTAAGATCGGCAATTGGAACCATTAAGGCCCACTTGCAGTACTTGACTTCGAAAAATCATAAAGATAAAAAGACGAAAATATCATGtctttttctaattattttgtTCTCAATAGATGCTTTAGTGAACCCACAAGTAAGAAAAGGGCAAAAAAGCATGAATTCTTGTCAAAATAACTACATACCATTTGTTACACTAAAATGGTGGAAAGCCTGTATCAGATGTCACATTTCAGTAAGAAGAAGCCACGGGAGATCAAAACTCATCCAAGGAGGTAAACCTCGGAACCAACCAAACAAACTTGAACAAGCTAAAAAGTTTCACCCGATTGAGCCAAGAAACGACTGCGAAGGGAAAATGGGAAAAGATTAGAGCTTTTTCAAACTTATTGACAAGTGAATCAACCTTCGTTTTAATCAGTtcccattagataatgaactcaCCTTTACTTTTTTTGTACCACCATATCGCCCCGACGAGATGCTGCCAAACCCAAACTTTGGCTTTTTTTCAGGTGGTTTTAGTATTTGGAAAGAGCACATTAAATTTGAATCCACATGCATCATTGCAGCTGCATTGTCAAACTCTCCACAATAGTTTGGAGCAGAAAACAAAGTTACAAGTTGTCTATTTGCAAAAAACTCGTACCCATCCTCCACGACCTGCGTATTGAAACAGAAGGCTTTCAGTGCAACTGTTTGCATTGCAGGCTATAAAGTTGAATAAGCATGTTCACACCTGGTGAGCTCTACAAATCAAATCAAGATCATGTTTTCGAAGAAACTCTGCTACTCGATCTGCACCAAAGGTGTATGAAACCCCTCGTTCATTCGGTCCCCAGCCACGTGTGTTTACACTTGGATCAGACCAAAGAAGATCACAGAGTAAACCTGATTCTGGAACATCGGCAGGGCGCTTTAAATTCCTAATCTGATCTAACCTGTCAAGGTGAGGAGATAACCCACCATGCATACACAGTATCTTTTCATCAACTAGAGCAGCCACAGGTAAACAGTTGAAACAGTCCGTGAATATTTTCCACAGTTTGACATTGAACCTACGTTTACATTCATCATAAAAACCATAAATACGGTTTACAGATGCACATTCGTGGTTTCCCCTCAAAAGGAAGAAGTTTTCAGGATACTTTATTTTATATGCAAGGAGGAGGCAGATCGTTTCTATGCTCTGCTTTCCTCGATCCACATAGTCCCCCAAGAACAAGTAGTTCGAATGAGGAGGAAATCCACCAAATTCGAGAAGTCTTAGAAGATCAGAAAACTGGCCATGGATATCCCCTGCATGGCATTGGAAACTAAATTTCAGTCATTTGTACACAATGAACGACTTGTTTCAACTAAATAATGAATCAGATAAAATTTACACTCATGTTTCCTCAATGGCACTAGAATGAATGGCAGGTTATGATTCAAGACAATTAACCACCGCCACCGGTATGTTCAATAATTACCACTCTTTCAAAGTGCAAACTATGCCAATGGGGTGAATTTTTTCTTATGGGCCGTTTGGCCCATTGGCTTCTTAAATTAGTAACTTGGTGTAGACAACTCAGCTCCGCTAATAAGTGTGGCAAATTTATTAACTTcatatttccattttttttatactttGAACGTTTACATATAAACTCTACTTTTCCGTCTACCTACAACTCTACACCCCAACTTCAGCATATTAACCTCATACTTATTGATTCAACTCAATGGGCCAAACCCCCCTCCCTAGCATTCAACATGCACGTGGGCATGGGAGAAGGAAGAAATGGGGAACATAACAGTTTAGATGGTTCACACTTGAATGTATATACTCAAAAATATATCGAATACTTGTATGCTAAGTGATACACCAACTCATTTTATTCCCATACAAACGTACAATTGCTCTATATGTATCAGCCCCAATTTCCCATTCTAGTCTTATGTGAGTCGGACCGTCTGTCTAGAATTTCAGTGATATAGTTTTCAATTTCAACAGTCAATCCTTCTCACTGTCTCCCCCCATGCGTGTTACATACTGAGTGACCCTGTCTTTTCATTTTATTCAAACAAGAAAAACCTTTCCCCCAATTCAACTTGAAGCAAGCCAACAAGTTGAGGTATAAATGGTAAAATAAAGCCACCCCAGCTTCTAAAAAACTTAGACCAATCCTTGAAACTTTGTAGGCCATTTGAAATTTGTTAGTGCGTAATGAGCATATTTGATTAGTTCTTCTCAAGTTTAGTATGCCAATATACACTTTTCAAACAGAGCAACCAAAAAACAATAGTAGCCATGAGCAGTATAATTCCAACAAGAAACCAAAGAAAATCAAAAGAGAAAGGGGAAAGGGAGAAACCGCAGATATAGATAGGTGCATCAATTTCCAAAAGATTAGGTTGCCTTAAGAAAATTTCTCTGGAAGCCATGCATAGTTGGGTAATTTCAGCCTCAGAAAGCAGCACCTGCTTCCCCGATCTGGTCCCGATTTCAACCAACCTATTAATTATTCTATTAAGGGTAGCAGATTCCATCTCAGAGTTCCTGCTTCAATCcaaatgaaaaaagaaacaaaaaaaatcattcagatCAAACGAGACAACAGTagtaaaagggaaaaaaaaaaaaaaaaaaggcagaATAAAGGCAGCAACGTACTTGGATCTTGAGGGGCTTGTTGATTTGAAAAACAAGAATGACttggagaaagaaaaaatggggaagaagaaatggaaatgGGAGAGAAAGGGTGTTTGAAAATGAAGCAAAATGGAACATGAAGTGTAGATTTATATTTGTATTTGTGTTTGGCCATTAGATTGAGAACTCACTTGGTGAAATGGAAAAGAATGGTGGGAGATCAATtgaggaaaaaagaagaatatatTCGAATTGAAGAATATTGAGTGGAATTGGGAGAAACCCCTAAAAGAAAAATCTGAAGAAGAAAGGGAAACGGGGAAGAGGCattaaagaaagaaaggtaAAGAAGAAGATTTCTAAAGTGAGGCTGTGAGAGGACCCCATAGAACTTCGTATGCACTCTTCGACCTTCCATGATCACCATGGTGGCGCGTTTCTGTTTTCACCACCCACCGCCGCTTACGGCCGCGGGTACTATTTCCGCGAAAATTGCAAAACCATAACCACCAAAgaagttttttttctctttaaatcAATTTGGAGGCTTTTCttaaaacttattattattgaacCCTAAATTACGATATTATACAAATTTAGCTCATGATGAAGAACTATCTGGAACAATTCCAACCTTCAACTTTTGTTTCtctcaatttaaaatttaaactaatAGTTAATATTGATTTAAATTCTTAACGTtctaaattgatacaaattgaTTAAACatcttaaattcaaaatatcatgtctttgttaaaatttattttcaaattcataGTAACTAAACTCACTTTTACACTTAAAAAGATGAAGAAGTATAAAATGAGGCTATCATTTTCAACCATGACACCATGGGCCTAAACGTAGAATTGACATAGCTCGTTAGTCATTCTATTTTGTTAGgttaataataaaatagatagCAATTATATTGAAAAACAATTAAGTATA
Encoded proteins:
- the LOC103483598 gene encoding serine/threonine-protein phosphatase PP1 isozyme 3; the protein is MESATLNRIINRLVEIGTRSGKQVLLSEAEITQLCMASREIFLRQPNLLEIDAPIYICGDIHGQFSDLLRLLEFGGFPPHSNYLFLGDYVDRGKQSIETICLLLAYKIKYPENFFLLRGNHECASVNRIYGFYDECKRRFNVKLWKIFTDCFNCLPVAALVDEKILCMHGGLSPHLDRLDQIRNLKRPADVPESGLLCDLLWSDPSVNTRGWGPNERGVSYTFGADRVAEFLRKHDLDLICRAHQVVEDGYEFFANRQLVTLFSAPNYCGEFDNAAAMMHVDSNLMCSFQILKPPEKKPKFGFGSISSGRYGGTKKVKSFLGSIG